The genome window TTCGCCGAGTTCAATGCCGCCGTCTTCCAGGACGAGCGGTTCGATCTGGTGATCGCCGACGGCGCGCGCTTCGTCGCCGAGACCGACCGCCGCTTCGACGTGGTGATGATCGATTCCACCGATCCTATGGGGCCGGGTGCCGTGCTCTTTACCGAGGAATTCTACCGCGCGGTGCATCGCTGCCTGAAACCCGGCGGCGTGCTGGTCACGCAAAATGGCGTGCCCTTCCTGCAGCGCGACGAACTGGTGACCTCGATCCGGCACTTTTCGAAGATCTACACGGATGCCTACGCCTATGTCGCGGCCATCCCGACCTATTTCGGCGGCCATATGGCGCTCGGCTGGGCCACCGACAATCCGGATCTGCGCAAGGTCTGCGTGGAGGAACTGACCCGTCGTTTCGACGCGGCCGGCTTCGACACGCGCTACTACACCCCCGAGGTGCATGCAGCCGCTTTCGCCCTCCCCCGCTTCATTCTTGATGCGGTGAAGGACGGATGCAATTCCGGCTGAGCAGATCCGACGAACGCATAAAAAGCAACATCAGGGCGGCAGCAATGCCGCCCTTTTCTTTTGCCTCGCCCTGAAGCAATACTACCCAAGGTCGCGCACCTGAGTTCGGCACACCCAGCCGAATGCGCGTGCGAAGTTTGCCCGCCGGGCGATGCGACCTGTCGCAGAACGAATTGATTTTTTATACTTAAATGAGTATATTTTCAGGGTCGAAGCATGAAACCATGCCGATGGGTCGGTGACTCACAGGAGAAAATGCGGACTTTCCCGCCCGAAGTGAAACGCGATATGGGCACCGCCTTGAGATATGCCCAATCCGGCTTGAAGGCGGGGAGCGCAAAACCGCTCAAGGGATTTGGGTCCGGTGTTCTTGAAATCGTGGACAATCACGATGGCGACACCTATCGCTGCATTTATCTGCTTCGCCTGAAGGGCATCGTCTATGTACTTCATGCATTCCAGAAGAAGTCGAAAACCGGCATCAAGACATCCAGACAAGACCTTGATCTGATCAAATCCCGCATCAAGCTGGCCGAAGCGGATTACAAGAGAGACAAGTGACATGAACGAGAACGTTGTCGAAGGAAGCGGAAATGTCTTCGCTGACCTTGGCCTGGAGGATGCCGGGGAACTCGACTTCAAGGCCGCCCTCGCGATCCAGGTGGCATCGATTGTCAAACACCGTCATCTTACCCAGCGCGAGGCAGGCGAGATCCTCGGAATTCCACAATCGCATGTCTCGAAGATCCTGAACGGAAAGCTCGAGGGCATCACCTCGGACAGGCTGATCCGCATGCTCTTGAAGCTTGGACGCGACATCGACATCGTGATCAAGAAGAAGCGGACACCGGCCGAACACGGTCGTCTCGCCATTGCCAGCGCGCGGAAACGGGTTCATGTCGCCGCGTAACGTGGCGCGTTCAGCCTCGGCCGGGATGCAGGAAAGCGATAGCAGGGCGGCAGCAATGCCGCCCTTTTCTTTTGCCGCCCTTTTTCGTGTCTGTGCCGTATCGGACCGGGGTCAGTCGCGTGCTTCCAGCCAGATCCGCATCGCATCGCGATCACCGGAGACCACGCCCTCCGCCACGCAGCGCCCGACCGCCGCGCCGAACTTGTAGCCATGCCCCGAGCAGGCCGAGACGATGGTGGCGCGCGGAGCGATCTCGGCAAAAAAGTGCTCGTCGCGGGTGAACGTATAGGCGCAGGTCACCACATCGCTGACCCGGTAGTCGGCGATGCGCGCGAACGGCGGGCCGAACAGGTCGCGCAGCCGCTCGCCCTCGCCCGGTTCCGGCACCCGCCGGTCATCCGCCTTGCATGGCACCTTGTGAATGCCCGCGCCGACCTTCAGCCCCGTCCCCGCCACCGGCGGCAGCACGTAGCCGTCGACCGTGCCGCCGACGTCGAGGATCGCGGGCGCCGCTTCCCAGGCCGCGCGCAGATCCTCCGGCGGATCGAGATAGGCGACCGCCGTGCGGTAGCTCGTCAGCGAGGCGGCAAGGGCTGGAAACAGCCCGAGCACCCAGGCCCCGGCCGTGACGACGACGTGATCGGCGGCAAGCTCTTCACCGCTTGCAAGCGTCACCCGGGCCTTGTCCGCATCCACCGCCGCAACGCGGGCGTTTTCGCGCACATCCGCGCCCGAACGCCGGAGCCAGTCGCGGACCCCGGCCGCGATCCTTTGGCACAGGAGCACGCCCCCCTCCGGGCTGAAGGCCGCGCTGTGGATCGCGGTCGAATCGAGAAAGGGATAGCGTTCGGCTGCCTCCGCCGGCGAGAAATCCTCGACCGGAAAGCCGCCGTCTACCAGCCCCTGGCGATAATCGACCGCCTCGTCGCGGCCGGTCTGCGAGACGATCAGGAAGCCGGTGTCGACCAGATGCTTGGCGCCGAGGTCGTCCCACAGCGCGTCCCAGGCGTCGAAGGCAGCGCCGATGCGGCGCTGATAGCCGGTTTGCCCGCCATAGGCGCGGCGGATGATGCGGTGCTGGTCGCCCGACGCCGACAACGGATTGGGGATCGGCCCCTGTTCCAGCAGCGTGACCTCGACGCCCTTTTTCGCCAGCGCCCATGCGGTGGCGAGACCGGAAATCCCGGCGCCCACGACGATCACGTTCATCCCTGCCGTCCTTCCTTGAAACCCCGCGTGCGAACCCGTGTCGAGCCTATGCCCGCAACACCCCCGCCGATAGCCGGGGAGCGCTCGAAACTCTCGCTTGCCCACAGTCGATTGTCGCGGCACCGTAAGCGTCACCACAGCCGTCGGGATGGCCCGTCCGGTTCCTTGGAGCATCGCCGACATGAGCGAGACCACTCTCTCCCGGATTCCCGATCTCGGCTATCTGCTGCGGGAATACTATGAGCTCTACCGGCATATGTCGTCGGGCGGCAGCGACAAGATCCGCGCCCATCAGCGCGGCGTGCGCGAGGCGATCAGCCGCGTTCTCAAGGCCAACGGCGCGGTGCGCTTCGGCGAGCCGGCGCAAAAGCCCGTCACCGCCCATTTGAAACGCGCGCTCGACGAAGGCCGGCTGGAGCGCACCGCGACCTTCATCCGCGCGGTGGAATCGATCTCGCCGCAACTGGTGTGGCAATACGGCTACGAGAAGATCCCGAAAGGTCTGGAGCGAACCTTCGCCTATGCGGAAGTCTGCGGGCCGAACGGGCCGGTGCTCACAAACGAGGTGATCCTCGGCCTGGTGCT of Stappia sp. ES.058 contains these proteins:
- a CDS encoding FAD-binding oxidoreductase, yielding MNVIVVGAGISGLATAWALAKKGVEVTLLEQGPIPNPLSASGDQHRIIRRAYGGQTGYQRRIGAAFDAWDALWDDLGAKHLVDTGFLIVSQTGRDEAVDYRQGLVDGGFPVEDFSPAEAAERYPFLDSTAIHSAAFSPEGGVLLCQRIAAGVRDWLRRSGADVRENARVAAVDADKARVTLASGEELAADHVVVTAGAWVLGLFPALAASLTSYRTAVAYLDPPEDLRAAWEAAPAILDVGGTVDGYVLPPVAGTGLKVGAGIHKVPCKADDRRVPEPGEGERLRDLFGPPFARIADYRVSDVVTCAYTFTRDEHFFAEIAPRATIVSACSGHGYKFGAAVGRCVAEGVVSGDRDAMRIWLEARD
- the speE gene encoding polyamine aminopropyltransferase — its product is MSDDLVFNETLHPGVEVKYRCDKVLYQDRSEHQDLVLFENPVFGKVLMLDGITQVTTADEFIYHEMMAHVPILAHGAATEVLIVGGGDCGMAEEALKHPGIERLTQVEIDDAVVDFSREHFAEFNAAVFQDERFDLVIADGARFVAETDRRFDVVMIDSTDPMGPGAVLFTEEFYRAVHRCLKPGGVLVTQNGVPFLQRDELVTSIRHFSKIYTDAYAYVAAIPTYFGGHMALGWATDNPDLRKVCVEELTRRFDAAGFDTRYYTPEVHAAAFALPRFILDAVKDGCNSG
- a CDS encoding dimethylsulfonioproprionate lyase family protein — protein: MSETTLSRIPDLGYLLREYYELYRHMSSGGSDKIRAHQRGVREAISRVLKANGAVRFGEPAQKPVTAHLKRALDEGRLERTATFIRAVESISPQLVWQYGYEKIPKGLERTFAYAEVCGPNGPVLTNEVILGLVLFAPGCTYPAHAHDRISESYICLSGHVSENHQGVYAPGSMIFNPPEHTHRITVSKTEPALLAYAWSGPPELLANQKMVFSRPRKKT
- a CDS encoding helix-turn-helix domain-containing protein, translating into MNENVVEGSGNVFADLGLEDAGELDFKAALAIQVASIVKHRHLTQREAGEILGIPQSHVSKILNGKLEGITSDRLIRMLLKLGRDIDIVIKKKRTPAEHGRLAIASARKRVHVAA
- a CDS encoding type II toxin-antitoxin system RelE/ParE family toxin, with product MRTFPPEVKRDMGTALRYAQSGLKAGSAKPLKGFGSGVLEIVDNHDGDTYRCIYLLRLKGIVYVLHAFQKKSKTGIKTSRQDLDLIKSRIKLAEADYKRDK